A stretch of DNA from Halobacteriovorax vibrionivorans:
CTACGTTTAGCTGCTGGTGTTGGTGGTACAGCAATGGCCGCTTGGAAGGGAACAATAACTGATGATCAAATTTGGGCAGTTGCTCATTACGTTCATTACTTAAAGAGTTTAAAGAATACAGATGCTCGTAAAGAGTTAATGGATCGTATTAAAAACCAATAACAAAAAAAGAGAATCGATAAGATGGCAACTCTAGGTATAAAAAGATCAAATAACTTATTCGAAGTGCTTATTTCAAAGAAAGCATTTTGGTTAGTATTTGTTCTTTATTTCTTCTCTGTTCCGGTTATTAAGTCGGTAACAAGAGAGTTACCACAAGAGCTGCCTGTCTTAAAGAAGCTTCCAGACTATTCACTTGTGAATAGTTTTGGAAAAACATTTGGTTCGAAAGAACTTGCAGGTCGTGTTTATATTGCAAACTTTATTTTTACAACATGTCCTTCAAGTTGCTTGAGATTAACAGCTGAAATGCAAAAGATTCAAAAAAGAGTAAGAGGACTGGGACAAAAAGTTGCTCTTGTTTCTTTTACTGTTGATCCAGATACTGACAAACCAAAAACTCTTTTTAAATATGCAAGAAAACATCAAGCGAATCCTTATGTTTGGACATTCTTAACTGGTGAAACTAAAGACCTTCAAGCTACAATTATTGATGGCTTCGGAGTTGCCATGGGTGAGATGGAAGAAGTTAAAGGAAATGTTAACGGTGAAACTGTTACAATGTTTGATATTGCACACTCTGAGAAGTTAGTTCTAGTTGATGGAACAGGAAACGTCAGAGGTTATTATGATTCAACAAAGAAAGACATTAATAAATTAATGATCGATGTTGGCTTACTAGTAAATAGAAAAGAATATTCAAAAAACTAATATAAAAATGGAGAATAAAATGGCCGAAGGTGCACATCATTCACATAAGAAACTTTATATCTTTATTTTCTTCGTACTTGCGTTTCTAACTGCTGTAGAACTTATCA
This window harbors:
- a CDS encoding SCO family protein; amino-acid sequence: MATLGIKRSNNLFEVLISKKAFWLVFVLYFFSVPVIKSVTRELPQELPVLKKLPDYSLVNSFGKTFGSKELAGRVYIANFIFTTCPSSCLRLTAEMQKIQKRVRGLGQKVALVSFTVDPDTDKPKTLFKYARKHQANPYVWTFLTGETKDLQATIIDGFGVAMGEMEEVKGNVNGETVTMFDIAHSEKLVLVDGTGNVRGYYDSTKKDINKLMIDVGLLVNRKEYSKN